In a genomic window of Corynebacterium choanae:
- the hpt gene encoding hypoxanthine phosphoribosyltransferase, which yields MTANDNAPIPAHAYGDDVASMLVTEEQLKQRIQQMADNISAQYADSEQDIILIGVLKGAVFFITDFARALSIPSQLEFMAVSSYGNQASSSGIVRILKDLDRDITGRHVIIVEDIIDSGLTLSWLLKNLSNRNPASLNVVALLRKPEAVKAKIDLLDLGFDLPNEFVVGYGLDYAERYRDLPFIGVLRPSVYS from the coding sequence ATGACTGCCAATGACAATGCCCCGATCCCTGCCCACGCCTACGGTGACGATGTCGCCAGTATGCTGGTCACCGAAGAACAGCTCAAACAGCGTATTCAGCAGATGGCTGACAACATCAGCGCACAATACGCCGACAGTGAACAAGACATTATTCTCATCGGTGTACTCAAAGGCGCGGTATTTTTCATCACCGACTTCGCCCGGGCACTTTCAATCCCATCCCAGCTGGAGTTTATGGCCGTTTCTTCCTACGGCAATCAAGCATCCTCCTCCGGGATTGTGCGGATCTTAAAAGACCTCGACCGGGATATCACCGGCCGCCACGTCATCATCGTCGAAGACATCATCGACTCCGGGCTGACCCTGTCGTGGCTGCTGAAAAACCTCAGCAACCGGAATCCTGCCTCCCTCAACGTGGTGGCGCTGCTGCGCAAACCAGAAGCTGTCAAAGCCAAGATTGATCTTCTCGACCTGGGATTCGATCTGCCGAACGAGTTCGTCGTCGGCTACGGGCTGGACTATGCCGAACGCTATCGCGATTTGCCATTTATCGGGGTGCTGCGGCCAAGCGTCTACAGCTAG